Proteins co-encoded in one candidate division KSB1 bacterium genomic window:
- a CDS encoding STAS domain-containing protein, which translates to MNVQEKQVGEVVVLELSGRIMGGPDASLLNDKLHELIDRGKVHIVADIGGVEWMNSSGLGILISGLTTMRNNGGELKLVHVTERIQNLLMITKLLTVFETYESLEQAIASFH; encoded by the coding sequence ATGAATGTGCAGGAGAAGCAGGTGGGTGAGGTTGTGGTGCTGGAATTGTCGGGCAGAATCATGGGCGGCCCGGATGCCAGCCTGCTCAACGACAAGCTGCATGAGCTGATCGACAGGGGCAAGGTTCATATTGTTGCCGATATCGGCGGCGTGGAGTGGATGAACAGCTCGGGTTTGGGCATTCTGATCAGCGGGCTGACCACGATGCGCAACAACGGGGGGGAACTCAAACTCGTCCATGTCACCGAGCGCATCCAGAATCTGCTGATGATCACCAAATTGCTGACAGTTTTCGAGACCTATGAATCACTCGAGCAGGCGATTGCCAGTTTCCATTGA
- a CDS encoding heavy metal-binding domain-containing protein, translated as MLMTTTDTIEGRKVVRYLGIVTGEAVIGSNLVDDLFRGLRGIVGGRTSKYEKNLVTARSLALKDMQTNAEQLGANAVVGVDLDYEVFSVGETMMIVIANGTAVQVE; from the coding sequence ATGCTGATGACCACCACAGACACCATCGAAGGCCGGAAAGTTGTCCGCTATCTCGGCATCGTCACCGGGGAAGCGGTCATTGGCTCGAATTTGGTGGATGATTTGTTCCGCGGCTTGCGCGGCATCGTCGGCGGCCGCACCAGCAAATACGAAAAGAACCTCGTCACTGCCCGCAGTCTGGCGCTCAAAGACATGCAGACCAATGCCGAGCAGCTTGGCGCCAACGCTGTCGTGGGGGTGGATTTGGATTATGAAGTCTTCAGCGTCGGCGAGACGATGATGATCGTCATTGCCAACGGCACCGCGGTGCAAGTGGAATAA
- a CDS encoding class II aldolase/adducin family protein, whose protein sequence is MSDESTYRQRLCEIGRRIHARGFVAANDGNLSVRLSRGAILATPTGISKGLMSPEAMVLVDLQGRLLSGGKPSSELPMHLFIYRERPEVNAVVHAHPVYATGFATAGLSLESCVAAEIIATLGSVPLASYGTPSTAELPESLRPFIHRSDAILLANHGVVTVGRELEEAYDRLERVEHYAHILFVARQLGGERLLSREQVEKLFALRGKYGQTGLNPGCATCAGDCLESLCPNYAEKFDPGGRDHLGMLVDRILTRLRD, encoded by the coding sequence ATGTCCGACGAAAGCACATACCGGCAGCGTCTATGTGAAATCGGTAGACGAATCCATGCCCGCGGCTTTGTCGCGGCCAACGACGGCAACCTCAGCGTGCGGTTGTCCCGCGGCGCGATTCTCGCCACGCCCACCGGTATCAGCAAGGGGCTGATGTCACCGGAGGCCATGGTGCTGGTTGATTTGCAGGGCCGGCTGTTGAGCGGTGGCAAGCCGTCCAGCGAGTTGCCCATGCACTTGTTCATTTACCGTGAGCGTCCGGAAGTGAATGCCGTGGTGCATGCCCATCCCGTTTATGCCACCGGTTTTGCCACGGCCGGTCTCTCCCTGGAATCCTGTGTCGCGGCGGAGATCATTGCCACGCTGGGTTCGGTTCCGCTGGCGTCATATGGTACACCCTCCACCGCCGAACTGCCTGAATCCCTGCGGCCGTTCATCCACCGCAGCGATGCCATTCTCCTGGCCAATCACGGCGTGGTGACAGTGGGACGGGAACTGGAAGAGGCCTATGACCGGCTGGAGCGGGTGGAGCACTATGCGCACATCCTGTTTGTGGCGCGGCAACTCGGCGGCGAGCGCCTGCTGTCGCGCGAACAGGTCGAAAAGCTTTTTGCCTTGCGTGGGAAGTACGGACAGACCGGCCTCAATCCCGGTTGTGCCACCTGCGCGGGCGACTGCCTGGAAAGCCTGTGCCCAAACTATGCGGAAAAATTCGACCCCGGCGGCAGGGATCATCTCGGCATGCTGGTCGATCGCATATTGACGCGTCTGCGTGATTAG
- the secD gene encoding protein translocase subunit SecD, with product MRRNNTLRTIIVVVMILWAIYELYPTFVVSSLKGKTDAHVSALTKLTHIQYDDINQALTKGVLEQRVRQALQGRNGELSAALKEVEALIKLNDELAKYEGRAIKRGLDLQGGSYLVYEVDLAKMARDIAKNKDARFDEIMREVESEAAKPNVDFFEVLQQRFAAREIRLNRYFGERSQTDTEVIAELRKNATDAVDRNLEILRNRIDQFGVSEPSITRQGDRRIVIELAGISDVARAKNIIGQTALLEFQLVYDPEVVNDVFTKIDAAVKRNLAGGRDSNAAASAPVDTASHAAKVREEQEVSVKDLFGGSAILGGDTSAAQATGIDSTVAVDKEIFGEKPFLSLGAALGPDFAFPARNQRIVERILNSPEVQRVIPPDAELAWSSKAEPVADNQYYRLYLLKKEAELTGTYLTEAQATISSGAGVVRQGDWQVNMSMNDQGAKIFSRVTAANVNKRLAIVLDGKVVMAPNIDERIPSGSAVIRGSMNAEEAQDLAIVLRAGALQAPMKVIEERTVGPSLGRDSIAKGQYSAILGFVLVVIFMIFYYKFSGFIATVALLLNVILVMAALAFFKATLTLPGVAGIILTIGMAVDANVLIFERIREELRTGKTVRAAIEAGYNRAFWTIFDANLTTLLTALVLYQFGTGPIRGFAVTLSIGIIASMFTAIMVTRLIFDFITSRRRMAALSI from the coding sequence ATGAGGCGCAATAACACGCTGCGCACCATCATTGTTGTGGTGATGATTCTATGGGCGATTTATGAGCTGTATCCCACCTTTGTCGTCAGCTCGCTCAAGGGCAAGACCGACGCGCATGTCAGTGCCCTGACCAAGCTCACCCACATTCAATATGACGATATCAACCAGGCGCTCACCAAAGGTGTGCTGGAGCAGAGAGTTCGACAGGCGCTGCAGGGCCGTAATGGCGAGCTCTCTGCCGCTTTAAAAGAAGTGGAAGCCCTGATCAAGCTCAATGATGAGCTGGCCAAATATGAAGGTCGCGCGATCAAGCGCGGCCTGGATTTGCAGGGCGGTTCCTATCTGGTTTATGAAGTCGACCTGGCTAAAATGGCGCGCGATATTGCGAAGAACAAGGACGCGCGCTTCGATGAAATCATGCGTGAAGTCGAAAGCGAGGCTGCCAAGCCCAACGTCGATTTCTTCGAGGTGCTGCAGCAGCGTTTTGCCGCGCGAGAGATTCGTCTGAATCGCTATTTTGGCGAGCGCTCGCAGACGGACACCGAGGTCATCGCAGAGCTGCGCAAGAACGCCACCGACGCGGTCGATCGCAATTTGGAAATTCTGCGCAACCGCATCGACCAGTTCGGCGTGTCGGAGCCTTCCATCACGCGCCAGGGTGACCGCCGCATCGTCATTGAATTGGCCGGCATCTCCGATGTCGCCCGCGCCAAGAACATCATTGGGCAGACGGCCTTGCTGGAGTTCCAACTCGTCTATGATCCTGAAGTCGTCAACGACGTCTTCACCAAGATTGATGCCGCGGTGAAACGCAACCTTGCCGGTGGCAGGGACAGCAACGCAGCCGCCAGTGCGCCGGTCGACACCGCGTCACACGCCGCCAAAGTGCGCGAGGAGCAGGAAGTCAGCGTCAAGGATCTGTTCGGCGGCTCTGCGATTTTGGGTGGCGACACCAGTGCGGCGCAAGCCACAGGCATTGACTCGACCGTGGCTGTGGACAAGGAAATCTTTGGCGAAAAGCCGTTTCTCTCACTGGGGGCGGCACTCGGCCCGGACTTTGCGTTCCCGGCCAGGAATCAGCGCATCGTCGAGCGCATCCTCAACAGTCCGGAAGTGCAGCGCGTCATCCCGCCGGATGCCGAGCTGGCCTGGTCCAGCAAAGCCGAGCCGGTGGCCGACAACCAATATTACCGCCTCTATTTGCTCAAAAAAGAAGCGGAACTGACGGGCACCTATCTCACCGAGGCGCAGGCCACCATCAGCAGTGGCGCGGGAGTGGTGCGGCAGGGTGACTGGCAGGTCAACATGAGCATGAACGACCAGGGTGCCAAAATTTTCTCGCGGGTGACCGCGGCCAACGTCAACAAGCGTCTGGCCATTGTGCTCGACGGCAAAGTGGTGATGGCGCCCAATATTGATGAGCGCATCCCCAGCGGCTCGGCGGTGATCCGCGGCAGCATGAACGCCGAAGAAGCACAGGATCTCGCCATCGTGCTGCGCGCCGGCGCGCTGCAGGCGCCGATGAAAGTCATTGAAGAGCGCACCGTCGGCCCCTCCCTGGGCCGCGATTCCATCGCCAAAGGCCAGTATTCCGCCATTCTCGGCTTTGTCCTGGTCGTCATCTTTATGATCTTTTACTACAAGTTTTCCGGCTTTATCGCCACGGTGGCCTTGTTGCTGAACGTTATCTTGGTGATGGCGGCGCTGGCTTTCTTCAAAGCCACGCTCACCTTGCCGGGGGTGGCGGGCATCATTCTTACCATCGGCATGGCGGTGGATGCCAACGTGCTCATTTTCGAGCGCATCCGGGAAGAGCTGCGCACCGGCAAGACCGTGCGCGCCGCCATCGAAGCCGGATACAACCGGGCCTTCTGGACGATCTTTGACGCGAACCTCACCACGCTGCTGACCGCCCTGGTGCTCTATCAATTTGGCACCGGCCCGATTCGCGGTTTTGCGGTCACGCTTTCCATCGGTATCATCGCCAGCATGTTCACGGCCATCATGGTGACGCGGTTGATCTTTGATTTCATAACCAGCCGCCGGCGCATGGCGGCCCTGAGCATTTGA
- a CDS encoding adenylosuccinate synthase — protein MPVQVVIGAQWGDEGKGKIIDLLSESAAVVARYQGGANAGHTVVHRGEKFVLHLIPSGILHPHIKCVLGNGMVIDPVAFLAEVSLLEQRGLSLAGRLFISHRAHLVMPYHKLLDQSRETASELEPIGTTGRGIGPAYVDKALRMGIRVVDLLDAGLLRRKIEQNLQEKNALLSTLYGHPPLDPDDILREYQHFDALLDPYITDTARLLQQSLAAGQRILCEGAQGTLLDLDFGTYPFVTSSSPTAGGACTGLGIGPTTIDEVLGVVKAYTTRVGRGPLPTEIPDDSGIDLRRLGAEFGATTGRPRRCGWFDAVVANYAVHINGLAAWAVTKLDVLDTLSEIKVCVAYRHRGRELRHFPADLQVLENCEPVYETLPGWCTPTGGARTFKELPARAQDYLRHLENLTKTPVRIVSVGAEREQILWR, from the coding sequence ATGCCCGTTCAAGTCGTGATTGGCGCCCAGTGGGGTGATGAGGGCAAAGGCAAGATTATCGACCTGCTGAGCGAAAGCGCCGCAGTGGTGGCGCGCTATCAGGGTGGTGCCAATGCCGGTCACACCGTGGTTCATCGCGGCGAAAAATTTGTGTTGCATCTCATCCCCTCCGGCATTCTCCACCCTCACATCAAGTGTGTGCTGGGCAACGGGATGGTGATCGATCCCGTGGCGTTTCTCGCCGAGGTGAGCCTGCTGGAACAGCGCGGCCTCTCGCTCGCCGGTCGCCTGTTCATCAGCCATCGGGCCCATCTTGTCATGCCCTATCACAAGCTGCTCGACCAGAGCCGCGAAACGGCGAGTGAACTCGAACCGATCGGCACCACCGGCCGCGGCATCGGCCCGGCTTACGTCGACAAGGCGCTGCGCATGGGCATCCGTGTGGTCGATCTGCTCGATGCCGGCCTGCTGCGCCGGAAGATCGAACAAAATCTCCAGGAAAAAAACGCCCTGCTGAGCACGCTCTATGGTCACCCCCCGCTGGACCCGGATGATATTTTGCGTGAGTATCAGCACTTTGACGCCTTGCTCGACCCCTACATCACCGATACCGCCCGGCTGCTGCAGCAGAGCCTCGCCGCCGGCCAGCGGATCTTGTGCGAAGGCGCGCAGGGCACGCTGCTGGATCTCGATTTTGGCACCTATCCTTTTGTCACCTCCTCCAGCCCCACGGCTGGCGGCGCCTGCACCGGGTTGGGGATTGGCCCCACCACGATCGACGAAGTGCTGGGCGTGGTCAAGGCTTACACCACGCGTGTGGGCCGGGGCCCGCTGCCCACCGAAATTCCCGATGACAGTGGCATCGATTTGCGCCGGTTGGGCGCGGAGTTTGGCGCCACCACCGGCCGGCCGCGGCGATGCGGCTGGTTCGACGCAGTGGTGGCAAACTATGCCGTCCACATCAACGGGCTGGCGGCCTGGGCCGTGACCAAACTGGATGTGCTTGATACCCTGTCCGAAATCAAGGTGTGCGTGGCCTATCGCCATCGCGGCAGGGAGCTGCGGCATTTTCCCGCCGATTTGCAGGTCCTGGAGAATTGTGAGCCGGTTTATGAGACCCTGCCCGGTTGGTGCACACCCACCGGCGGCGCGCGCACCTTCAAAGAATTGCCCGCACGGGCGCAGGATTATTTGCGCCACCTGGAAAACCTGACCAAAACACCGGTGCGGATCGTCTCGGTGGGTGCCGAGCGGGAACAAATCCTGTGGCGCTGA
- the secF gene encoding protein translocase subunit SecF, translating into MEFLRQTNIDFLGRLKFALAFSLTMIVAGIVSLLLKGGPLYGIDFLGGTEVNVKFQNPQQTAQVRQALSAQGITKAEIKQFGDRTDFLIRVQQQESGTQISEGILAALQKAFPHDPPALQSVDSVGPKIGQELRDAAIWAIIIALGLILIYISFRFEFVFAVGAVIALVHDVMITLGLFSLFNMEINLAIVAAFLTLVGYSLNDTIVVYDRIRENMVLLRREAMTIEKVVNLSINQTLSRTILTSGTTLIVVVILFLFGGEVIRGFSFCMLAGIIVGTYSSIFIAAPLVVEWYHRHQTAKIKMKPVGVR; encoded by the coding sequence ATGGAATTCTTACGCCAAACCAATATCGACTTCCTGGGCCGGCTCAAATTCGCCCTGGCCTTTTCGCTGACCATGATCGTGGCGGGCATCGTCTCCCTGCTGCTCAAGGGGGGCCCGCTTTACGGCATCGATTTTCTGGGCGGCACCGAAGTCAATGTCAAATTTCAAAACCCCCAGCAAACCGCGCAGGTGCGCCAGGCGCTGTCGGCGCAGGGGATCACCAAGGCGGAAATCAAGCAGTTTGGTGACCGCACGGATTTTCTCATTCGTGTGCAACAGCAGGAAAGCGGCACCCAAATTTCGGAGGGTATTCTTGCCGCCCTGCAGAAAGCCTTTCCCCATGACCCCCCTGCCTTGCAGTCGGTGGACAGCGTGGGACCGAAAATCGGGCAGGAGCTGCGCGATGCCGCAATTTGGGCCATCATCATTGCCCTGGGCCTGATTTTGATCTACATCAGTTTTCGCTTTGAGTTCGTCTTTGCAGTGGGCGCGGTGATCGCGCTCGTCCACGACGTGATGATCACGCTGGGGTTGTTTTCCCTCTTCAACATGGAGATCAACCTGGCGATTGTTGCTGCCTTTCTGACGCTGGTGGGCTACTCCCTCAATGACACCATCGTGGTTTACGACCGCATTCGCGAGAACATGGTTTTGCTGCGCCGGGAAGCCATGACCATCGAGAAGGTCGTCAACCTGAGCATCAATCAGACGTTGAGCCGCACCATCCTCACCTCCGGCACCACGCTGATCGTGGTGGTGATCCTGTTCCTCTTCGGCGGCGAAGTCATTCGCGGCTTTTCGTTCTGCATGCTGGCCGGCATCATCGTCGGAACATACTCCTCGATTTTTATCGCGGCGCCATTGGTGGTGGAGTGGTACCACCGCCACCAAACCGCCAAGATCAAGATGAAACCGGTGGGAGTGCGGTAA